A window of the Loxodonta africana isolate mLoxAfr1 chromosome 3, mLoxAfr1.hap2, whole genome shotgun sequence genome harbors these coding sequences:
- the LOC135230556 gene encoding protein S100-A7-like, which translates to MMSVKILGIKGKISNIVAEKVKICHTSAENLVVSLVELFHRYTGLDDKINRENLLKLLKETFPNFLNDCERRGKNYLCNVFDEKDKNKDKRIDFSEFLCVVGDIATDYHKQSHGAPPCSGGCQ; encoded by the exons ATGATGTCAGTGAAG ATTCTTGGAATAAAAGGCAAGATAAGCAACATTGTAGCTGAGAAAGTCAAGATATGCCACACTTCAGCTGAGAATTTGGTAGTGAGCTTGGTCGAACTATTTCATCGATACACTGGGCTTGATGATAAGATCAATAGGGAAAACTTGCTGAAGCTGCTGAAGGAGACCTTCCCCAACTTCCTCAATGACTGT GAAAGAAGGGGCAAAAATTACTTATGCAATGTCTTTgatgaaaaagacaagaataaggATAAGAGGATTGACTTTTCCGAGTTTCTCTGTGTAGTGGGGGACATAGCCACTGACTACCATAAACAGAGCCATGGTGCGCCTCCCTGTTCCGGGGGATGCCAGTGA